The window TCACCTTTCATATACATTAATAGTCAACTATGAATCATCTTAATGTTATTGTGGAACCATTTCAGGGGAAACACGGCGCACTATCTTCTTCACGGATGCCATCACAAACACCCAATGGACCACCTTCGACTCGTCTTTCCTCCTGCTGCAACAGCGGTTTTATGCTTTCCCGTAAGCATCTTTttgaacatcatcatcatctacacTGTCCACACCTCAAAATACAAGCCTTAGTTAAATCGTCTTTTATATCTTGTGTTCTAGTTCTGGAACCTTGTGAAGCTTTTCGCAACGCCTTCAACCACACCTGCCTTGTTTGGAGGTGGTATGCTCGGGTACGTGATGTACGATATTACTCACTACTACCTTCACCATGCACAACCAACTAGAGCAGTGACCAAGAATCTCAAGGTAAAAACAAGGCCAAatatttcttctcttttgtatCCAGACCTTAttgagtttatgtttttttttctttttgtaatgaTGTTTGCAGAAATATCATTTGAACCATCACTTCAGGATTCAAGATAAGGGATTTGGTATAACATCGTCGCTATGGGACATAGTGTTTGGGACACTACCCACCACAAAAGCCCCTAAAAGAGAGCAGTAGTGTTGTACTAAGATGCAAAACTAAAAGGATATTTGCAAATTGCAACACAGTTAAATTATTGATCATCCCTCATGAGTTTTGAGATGTTTGACTGAGGTTTCATTTGGATCACAGTCTTTGTAAATCAGTGTTACACGTCCTacttaatagttttttttggtgTGTGTTTTCACTGAAAGCAATCGAAAATATTTACCAacttttttttgagcaaccaaaaatatttaccaACTTGAAAGGCAAATATCTATCTAACTCAAATTTCAACTatctaaaactaattttttattaattttaaaatggtaTGCATCTGATTAATTGtcttactaaatttattaaatttgtaactaaatcgtcaatttattaaatatacaattggtattatatattagtttaacagaaaacttttttattgttttcGG is drawn from Raphanus sativus cultivar WK10039 unplaced genomic scaffold, ASM80110v3 Scaffold0830, whole genome shotgun sequence and contains these coding sequences:
- the LOC108834032 gene encoding dihydroceramide fatty acyl 2-hydroxylase FAH1 gives rise to the protein MVAQGFTVDLNKPLVFQVGHLGEAYEEWVHQPIVTKEGPRFFQSNFWEFLTLTRWWVVPVIWFPVAVWCISKSVTMGLSLPEIVPLIALGIFIWTFIEYTLHRFLFHIKTKSYWGNTAHYLLHGCHHKHPMDHLRLVFPPAATAVLCFPFWNLVKLFATPSTTPALFGGGMLGYVMYDITHYYLHHAQPTRAVTKNLKKYHLNHHFRIQDKGFGITSSLWDIVFGTLPTTKAPKREQ